The genomic interval ATCTGACGATCATCGTTTTATCTGGCTGTACACGATATACCACCGTTCCGTCGTTGATGGTCCGGGTGTGCGAAGCGTAGTCCAGGTGTCAGGTTGTACGATTCGATGTTCAGGTTGCTATGTACCAGAAACTCACAATCGACTGAATGGCAAGAGAGTTCCGATCTCTTCTATCGTTGCCGACATCTTGCGGGAGAAAAATAACAGCGACGGAGTTACAATCCTAGGTGGCGAACCATTCGACCAGGCAGAGGCGGTGGGCGAACTTGTGGCCAGCCTAAAGATTCATGGAATCAATGTAACCGTTTATACCGGCTATACAATCGATGCTCTGATCCAGCGAAATGTTCCTAGTATCCATTACATTTTGACTCACATAGATTTGCTCATAGACGGACCATTCCTAAGTAGTGAGAGAGTCGGCGTCGGCGAGTATCGGGGTTCAATGAATCAGAGAATAATTCGAATCCTCAATTCCCGGAAAAAGGACTCGAAACGGGAGGCGAGCGGTTCGAAAATTAACCGGCGGTTTGAAATGAAACCGCCCTTTGATCCGATAAATTAGTCGCAATTATAATTAATTTAATACCCGACGCCTGCCAGCGACATTTCGATCTTCATATTCCAGAATATCTGCCATCCGGTAGCGTATTTGATTACCGATTCGAAGTGCCTTCAAATGCCGAGGATTCGACCTAGGTAAGGCCCTGAGGCGTTGAAATCTTTTGGCGATTGCTTCGAAAGTACCCGTAAGATTCCATCGTTGTGCGAGTTGCTGGCTGTCGATTATTTCATGATTCATAAGGCAAGTTCCCTCTCCTGCTCAACCGCTGAATGCAAGCCGTGTGCCTTTTTAGCGTCTAGAGGTTCCTTCACCGACAAATTGGACATTCGGCGTCATAAGTTCTCACATCAAGTCACTAATGGTCGTGAATAAAGAGAGAAATTCCCCCTGAAATTCCCCCTGAAATCCAGATGGGAAGAAACAGAAGGACCTGCCCGTTTTCGAGCCGGTCCTTAAGTATTTGTATGTAAATTAGTTAATGTGGTACTGGGGACGGGAATCGAACCCGTACGAACCTTAGTTCACAGGATTTTAAGTCCACAGGTGGACACTTTCGGACAGCTGTAGACACGATCAGCCTATCATGGACATATAAACGCCTCGGTAATTCCCCCCGAATTTCCCCCCGAAATTGCTCGTCCGGTGACAACAGATCACTGATTAATAGACTCAGAGATTTCCCGAATTGCGGACTCGATTGACAGGATCTCCTCGTCGGTAAGTTCCGGAAACTCCTTTTCTCGTTTGTTCTTCGACAGGGTGCCGCGATTCTGTAGGATAAACCGAATCAATAACGAGGCTCGTCGGTCCGGCAAATCGACGATGTTCATCACTTCTGTAAGGGCCTGATCGAATACTGCTAAGAAACCGAGTTCTTCCCGTAAGTCGCGTCGAATCGTCTCTGCTACGCAGCCGTACAAATATTCGACAATCTCGTCGCATCCCAATACCGATATAGATTCGACGTTTCGTTCTCGACTGTCATGCCACCTTGAGCGTCCAATGTAAATTCGATAAATGGAAGAATTGCTTTCGAGAAGCTTTCCAAAACGCGATCATAGTCGACGCGTTCGCGAAGCATGACAGCAGACACGGGAAAAATTAGCTTCGGCGGAGCGAACTCCGAGCGCGCCAACTCGTGATGGATCAAAAAACGATGTATTCGGCCATTGCCATCTTCGAAAGGATGGACAAATACAAATCCAAACGCCATCGCCGCGGCTGCCGCAATTGGATCAACCGAGGAGGTCTGAAGCCGGCGGGCACAGTCCATCCAACCTTCCATTAGATCCCCAACGTCCTCCGGTTTTGGGCAAACGAAGTGAACCTGCACGGTGTAATCGCGCAGTCTGACCGACATAGTTCTGGATTGTGCCAATCTTTTGCGGAAAAGCGGATCGACTATCTGGTTCTGCAAATCGACGAAGTTCGCTTTATCGCCTGTTTCAAATTCTGCAGCGTGCTCAAGGGCGGCCACGAAACGTTCAGCCCAGATTTTCCCGCCACCTCGCCCTCGATTGCGAAAGACGATTTTGTTTCCCTTGTGTACAAGAAGCTTATAGCTCTTGCCAAGATCAGCGGGTCACTGCCTTCGACGATCTCTCTTGCTTCCTTGTCGAGTCCTTCAGCCACAGCGCTTTTTAGTCTGTCTGTGAGGCGAATTAGCGGGCAGTAGGTGCGGGTACCGAGTAGGTTATCGTTGATACGCTGACGCCTTATCTGCGTGCTGCTTGCAGTCAA from Acidobacteriota bacterium carries:
- a CDS encoding Fic family protein; this translates as MSVRLRDYTVQVHFVCPKPEDVGDLMEGWMDCARRLQTSSVDPIAAAAAMAFGFVFVHPFEDGNGRIHRFLIHHELARSEFAPPKLIFPVSAVMLRERVDYDRVLESFSKAILPFIEFTLDAQGGMTVENETSNLYRYWDATRLSNICTAA
- a CDS encoding 4Fe-4S cluster-binding domain-containing protein, which codes for MSKELTFIIEPDRGKLTIEVGGVSTDDLADLRANFDSPHNVNCGKPSDVDISKPANQIDALSDDHRFIWLYTIYHRSVVDGPGVRSVVQVSGCTIRCSGCYVPETHNRLNGKRVPISSIVADILREKNNSDGVTILGGEPFDQAEAVGELVASLKIHGINVTVYTGYTIDALIQRNVPSIHYILTHIDLLIDGPFLSSERVGVGEYRGSMNQRIIRILNSRKKDSKREASGSKINRRFEMKPPFDPIN